A single Rutidosis leptorrhynchoides isolate AG116_Rl617_1_P2 unplaced genomic scaffold, CSIRO_AGI_Rlap_v1 contig175, whole genome shotgun sequence DNA region contains:
- the LOC139881602 gene encoding BAG family molecular chaperone regulator 7 — MSLSKRIELYESYFSPICLRETSILAPKPFAFPSFVEDDLREFSSAIDLLNPSPFSPFDTITDLIQTEKSPSVYSYKRVVQLGKADLALQSLCDRVAALELSFDKLAKKKKAASVADRKYTLTAEIKGPVERKYEWIAEIKGAEKKKEVEKKKAALPERKYKWTAEIKDHNGVERKYKFETSSGDAGKCKKSEKKEKHKAEKKECATRVVEIEESSDDHGILVLRQAFAKRAGAIRNIRGKNKELSPEDAALMIQVTFRAYLIRRSKALRALRELAIAKAKLKELRALFNNFSYRRHISRDAEERQKFSEKVIVLLLTVDAIEGVDLMVRSAKKSMVNELEAMLDVVDPQPPGKSLSMRRRTFDMPDGAIQKEIAEGVAQVVQMLQDEEESSA; from the exons ATGAGTCTGTCCAAGAGAATCGAGCTCTACGAGTCATATTTCTCACCAATCTGTTTGCGAGAAACTTCCATTTTAGCTCCAAAACCATTTGCCTTTCCCTCATTTGTTGAAGATGACCTTAGGGAGTTCAGCtctgccattgatcttctaaaccctAGCCCTTTTAGTCCTTTTGATACCATCACAGATCTGATCCAGACCGAGAAATCGCCGTCGGTTTACTCTTACAAGAGGGTAGTCCAGCTAGGGAAAGCTGATTTGGCTTTACAGAGCTTGTGCGACCGAGTCGCTGCTCTCGAGTTGAGTTTTGACAAGTTGGCTAAGAAGAAGAAGGCCGCCAGCGTTGCTGACCGGAAGTATACATTGACGGCGGAGATCAAGGGACCTGTTGAGAGAAAGTACGAGTGGATTGCGGAGATCAAGGGAGCAGAGAAGAAGAAAGAGGTGGAGAAGAAGAAGGCGGCTTTACCAGAAAGGAAATACAAATGGACGGCTGAGATCAAAGATCACAATGGGGTCGAACGTAAATACAAGTTCGAAACTTCATCTGGTGATGCAGGTAAGTGCAAAAAATCTGAGAAGAAAGAAAAACACAAGGCTGAGAAGAAAGAATGTGCGACGCGTGTGGTGGAGATCGAAGAATCATCTGACGATCATGGCATTCTTGTTCTACGACAG GCTTTTGCGAAAAGAGCTGGAGCTATTAGAAATAtcaggggtaagaacaaggaactATCTCCCGAAGATGCAGCATTGATGATCCAGGTGACATTCAGAGCATACCTGATTCGCAGATCAAAGGCTCTTCGTGCTCTTAGGGAGCTGGCAATTGCCAAAGCGAAGCTTAAGGAGCTCAGAGCACTTTTCAACAACTTCTCGTATCGTCGTCACATTTCTCGTGATGCGGAAGAGCGTCAGAAATTCTCGGAGAAAGTCATTGTCCTGCTTCTCACCGTTGATGCCATTGAG GGAGTTGATCTAATGGTTAGATCTGCCAAGAAGTCGATGGTGAACGAGCTAGAAGCCATGCTTGATGTGGTGGATCCACAGCCACCTGGGAAATCACTTTCAATGAGGCGGAGGACATTCGATATGCCCGACGGCGCCATTCAGAAGGAGATCGCTGAAGGTGTAGCTCAGGTTGTACAAATGCTTCAAGACGAAGAAGAGAGCAGTGCCTGA